One Thermus sp. CCB_US3_UF1 DNA window includes the following coding sequences:
- a CDS encoding glycoside hydrolase family 13 protein, with protein sequence MNRHDLEHVHPPFPELGEVVELFLETRAREGVLLYEKDGELHQEPLTRVPGGLRARVAVHASPFRYAFRLPQGYLGSHGLEKTLPRYDRFFHLLAGPLPPPWALGAVYYQIFPDRFRRGRPGLAPKEGAWRLGGKPIRTKAWHEPPGPEGAHEFYGGDLWGILEALPYLEALGVEVLYLTPIFQSPSSHRYDTEHYLRVDPHLGGEEALQALYAALEARGMRLVLDGVFNHVGATHPWFQKALQDPESPERGMFTFYPDGTYASFWGVKSMPKLDYASPLVQERFVFGKEAPIRRWLRLAHGWRLDVAHSLGEGGTNRKNAHWLRALARAAKEAREEALVLGELSYDPTPTLRAHTLDGAMHYAGFAHPVMEWLSGRDVQGRAVALGAEEAWQALWDHYQALPLQLRPAMYTFVSSHDIPRALWRLRGDEARFKLAYALLFAFPGSPAIYYGDEVGLSQANPHSLWRGDPYCRAPFPWDEGAWKREILSFVKRLVALKKRHPALRLGGLWPLKAPKGVLAFRRRYGGEEVWAFFAPQGARLRLPRGVDLLAGEEVGGEVEASHLLFQPLS encoded by the coding sequence ATGAACCGCCACGACCTGGAACACGTCCACCCCCCCTTCCCCGAGCTTGGGGAGGTGGTGGAGCTATTCCTGGAAACCCGGGCCCGGGAAGGGGTTTTGCTCTACGAGAAGGACGGGGAGCTGCACCAAGAGCCCCTGACCCGGGTCCCGGGGGGCCTACGGGCGCGGGTGGCGGTGCACGCCAGCCCCTTCCGCTACGCCTTCCGCCTCCCCCAGGGCTACCTGGGGAGCCACGGCCTGGAGAAGACCCTTCCCCGCTACGACCGCTTCTTCCACCTCCTGGCGGGGCCCTTGCCCCCTCCTTGGGCCCTGGGGGCGGTCTACTACCAGATCTTCCCCGACCGCTTCCGCCGGGGGCGGCCAGGGCTAGCCCCCAAGGAAGGGGCCTGGCGCCTGGGGGGGAAGCCCATCCGCACCAAGGCCTGGCACGAGCCCCCGGGCCCGGAAGGCGCCCATGAGTTCTACGGGGGGGACCTCTGGGGGATCCTCGAGGCTCTCCCCTACCTGGAGGCCCTGGGGGTGGAGGTCCTCTACCTCACGCCCATCTTCCAAAGCCCCTCCAGCCACCGCTACGACACCGAGCACTACCTGCGGGTGGACCCCCACCTGGGGGGGGAGGAGGCCCTCCAGGCCCTCTACGCCGCCCTGGAGGCCCGGGGGATGCGGCTTGTGCTGGACGGGGTCTTCAACCACGTGGGGGCCACCCACCCCTGGTTCCAAAAGGCCCTCCAGGACCCAGAAAGCCCGGAACGGGGAATGTTCACCTTCTACCCGGACGGCACCTACGCCAGCTTCTGGGGGGTAAAGTCCATGCCCAAGCTGGACTACGCCTCCCCCCTGGTCCAGGAGCGCTTCGTCTTCGGGAAGGAGGCCCCCATCCGCCGCTGGCTGCGCCTGGCCCACGGCTGGCGCCTGGACGTGGCCCACTCCCTCGGGGAAGGGGGGACCAACCGCAAAAACGCCCACTGGCTCCGCGCCCTGGCCCGGGCGGCCAAGGAGGCGCGGGAGGAGGCCCTGGTCCTGGGGGAGCTTTCCTACGACCCCACCCCCACCCTGCGGGCCCACACCCTGGACGGGGCCATGCACTACGCCGGCTTCGCCCACCCGGTGATGGAGTGGCTCTCGGGGCGGGACGTGCAGGGGAGGGCGGTGGCCCTGGGGGCGGAAGAGGCCTGGCAGGCCCTTTGGGACCACTACCAGGCCCTTCCCCTCCAGCTCCGCCCGGCCATGTACACCTTCGTTTCCTCCCACGACATCCCCCGGGCCCTCTGGCGGCTTCGGGGGGATGAGGCAAGGTTCAAGCTGGCCTACGCCCTGCTCTTCGCCTTCCCGGGAAGCCCCGCCATCTACTACGGGGACGAGGTTGGGCTTTCCCAAGCCAACCCCCATAGCCTCTGGCGGGGGGACCCCTACTGCCGCGCCCCCTTCCCCTGGGACGAGGGGGCCTGGAAGCGGGAGATCCTCTCCTTCGTCAAGCGCCTGGTGGCCCTGAAGAAGCGCCACCCCGCCCTGCGCCTGGGGGGGCTTTGGCCCCTAAAGGCCCCCAAGGGGGTACTGGCCTTCCGCCGCCGCTACGGGGGGGAGGAGGTCTGGGCCTTCTTCGCCCCCCAAGGGGCCCGGCTACGCCTCCCCCGGGGGGTAGACCTCCTTGCCGGGGAGGAGGTGGGGGGGGAGGTGGAGGCTTCCCATCTCCTCTTCCAGCCCCTATCCTGA